The Pseudomonas azotoformans genome has a segment encoding these proteins:
- the dacB gene encoding D-alanyl-D-alanine carboxypeptidase/D-alanyl-D-alanine endopeptidase, whose protein sequence is MHFGRWLHLLCLSVLLGGCASVSPTSTPASLEQLLADPALNGATVSLMVRDARSGSTLYQHNPRTRLIPASNLKLLTTAAAMDVLGPQYRFSTQLLSNGTQQGERLTGNLYLKGLGDPTTQLADYQALAAQLAGQGVRQVQGDLVFDDTFFDAERLGVDWAHDDESTYYGAQISALTVSPNTDFDAGTLLVTAKAPAMIGQPVSVVVSPSTDYVQLSNRAVSGPGNNYGITRQHGTNLLQLTGALAPGKQSRQWVSVWEPTQLVANLFEQALAQQGIQVLGRRVIGGVSPVTARVLAEHQSAPLQELITPLLKLSNNNMSEALLKTMGRKASNAGTAQAGVAAVADFMRRQGLDPLTLSQVDGSGLSRRNLVSSQNLTDLLVATAKQPWFEAWYDALPIAGNTDRMSGGSLRYRLRGTAAENNLHAKTGSMAGVSSLSGYITDAQGRRLVFSMISNNYLSTAAPIRALENRVALALVQWHD, encoded by the coding sequence ATGCATTTTGGACGATGGCTACATCTGCTGTGCTTGAGCGTTTTGCTGGGTGGTTGCGCGAGTGTTTCACCGACTTCCACCCCGGCAAGCCTGGAGCAACTCCTGGCTGACCCGGCCCTCAACGGCGCTACTGTTTCCCTGATGGTGCGTGATGCCCGTAGCGGCAGCACGCTCTATCAACACAACCCGCGAACCCGCCTGATTCCTGCCTCCAATCTCAAGCTGCTCACCACCGCAGCGGCGATGGATGTGCTGGGGCCGCAGTATCGTTTTTCCACGCAACTGTTGAGTAACGGTACGCAGCAAGGTGAGCGTCTCACCGGCAACCTTTACCTCAAGGGCCTGGGCGATCCGACCACGCAACTCGCCGATTACCAGGCATTGGCGGCACAGCTTGCGGGCCAGGGTGTGCGGCAGGTCCAGGGCGACTTGGTATTTGACGATACCTTTTTCGACGCTGAACGCCTGGGGGTGGACTGGGCACACGACGATGAAAGCACCTACTACGGCGCGCAGATTTCCGCGCTGACCGTATCGCCTAACACGGATTTTGATGCGGGCACGCTGCTGGTCACGGCAAAGGCGCCCGCCATGATTGGCCAACCGGTCAGCGTGGTGGTGAGCCCTTCAACCGACTACGTACAGCTGAGCAACCGTGCAGTCAGCGGCCCTGGTAACAATTACGGGATCACTCGCCAGCACGGTACTAATCTGCTGCAACTCACCGGCGCATTGGCGCCAGGCAAACAAAGCCGGCAGTGGGTGAGCGTGTGGGAACCGACGCAATTGGTGGCCAATCTGTTTGAGCAGGCGTTGGCGCAGCAGGGCATTCAGGTACTTGGGCGACGTGTGATCGGTGGCGTCAGCCCAGTAACGGCCAGGGTGTTGGCCGAGCACCAATCGGCGCCGTTGCAGGAACTGATCACGCCGCTGCTCAAGCTTTCGAACAACAACATGTCCGAAGCGTTGCTAAAGACCATGGGCCGCAAGGCGTCCAATGCCGGGACGGCGCAGGCCGGTGTCGCAGCGGTGGCGGACTTCATGCGCCGCCAGGGCTTGGACCCGCTGACGCTGAGCCAGGTCGACGGTTCGGGCTTGTCGCGGCGCAATCTGGTGTCGTCGCAGAACCTCACCGATCTGCTGGTGGCGACGGCCAAACAGCCCTGGTTCGAGGCCTGGTATGACGCCTTGCCGATCGCCGGAAACACCGATCGAATGAGCGGCGGGAGCTTGCGTTATCGCCTGCGCGGGACGGCGGCGGAAAACAACCTGCACGCCAAGACCGGCTCCATGGCCGGCGTGTCTTCGTTGAGCGGCTACATCACCGACGCCCAGGGACGGCGCCTGGTGTTTTCAATGATCAGCAACAACTACCTGAGCACCGCCGCACCGATCCGCGCCTTGGAAAACCGTGTGGCGCTGGCCCTGGTGCAGTGGCACGACTAG
- the hmgA gene encoding homogentisate 1,2-dioxygenase: MNLEYLSGFGNEFASEALPGALPVGQNSPQKAPYGLYTELFSGTAFTMVRSEARRTWLYRIQPSANHPAFVKLERQLAGGPLGAVTPNRLRWNPLDLPSEPTDFIDGLVGMVANSAAEKPSGISVYNYRANRSMERVFFNADGELLIVPEQGRLRIATELGVLDVEPLEIVVLPRGLKFRVEMLDAQARGYVAENHGAPLRLPDLGPIGSNGLANPRDFLTPIAHYEDVKKPTTLVQKFLGELWACELDHSPLNVVAWHGNNVPYKYDLRRFNTLGTVSFDHPDPSIFTVLTSPTSTHGLANLDFVIFPPRWMVAENTFRPPWFHRNLMNEYMGLIQGAYDAKAEGFLPGGASLHSCMSAHGPDGETCTKAINVELAPHKIDNTMAFMFETSQVLRPTQFALDCSQLQTTYDACWASLPATFNPNRR; the protein is encoded by the coding sequence ATGAACCTCGAATACCTGTCGGGCTTCGGCAATGAATTCGCCAGCGAAGCCTTGCCCGGCGCACTGCCGGTCGGCCAGAACTCCCCGCAAAAAGCGCCCTACGGGCTGTACACCGAACTGTTCTCCGGCACCGCGTTCACTATGGTGCGCAGTGAAGCCCGGCGCACCTGGCTGTACCGCATTCAGCCGTCGGCCAATCATCCGGCATTCGTCAAACTTGAGCGGCAATTGGCCGGTGGGCCGTTGGGCGCGGTGACGCCGAACCGCTTGCGCTGGAACCCGTTGGATTTGCCGAGCGAACCGACGGATTTCATTGATGGGCTGGTAGGTATGGTCGCCAACTCGGCGGCGGAGAAACCCTCTGGCATCAGCGTCTACAACTACCGCGCCAACCGTTCCATGGAGCGTGTGTTCTTCAATGCTGATGGCGAGTTGTTGATCGTCCCCGAGCAAGGTCGCCTGCGCATCGCCACCGAGTTGGGCGTGCTGGACGTGGAGCCGCTGGAAATCGTCGTGCTGCCGCGTGGCCTTAAATTCCGCGTCGAGATGCTGGATGCGCAAGCGCGCGGCTACGTCGCCGAGAACCATGGCGCGCCACTGCGCCTGCCTGACCTGGGACCCATCGGCAGCAATGGCCTGGCCAATCCGCGTGATTTCCTGACGCCGATTGCCCACTACGAAGACGTGAAGAAACCGACAACGCTGGTGCAGAAATTCCTCGGCGAACTCTGGGCCTGCGAGCTGGACCATTCACCGCTTAACGTGGTCGCCTGGCACGGCAACAACGTGCCGTACAAATACGACCTGCGCCGCTTCAACACCCTTGGCACCGTGAGCTTCGATCATCCGGACCCGTCGATCTTCACCGTCCTGACCTCGCCCACCAGCACCCACGGCCTGGCCAACCTTGACTTCGTGATCTTCCCACCGCGTTGGATGGTGGCCGAGAACACCTTCCGTCCGCCGTGGTTCCACCGCAACCTGATGAACGAATACATGGGCCTGATCCAGGGCGCCTATGACGCCAAGGCCGAAGGCTTCCTGCCCGGCGGCGCATCGTTGCACAGCTGCATGAGCGCCCATGGCCCGGACGGCGAAACCTGCACCAAGGCCATCAACGTAGAGCTGGCACCGCACAAGATCGACAACACCATGGCCTTCATGTTCGAGACCAGCCAAGTGCTGCGTCCCACCCAGTTCGCCCTGGACTGCTCGCAACTGCAAACCACTTATGACGCGTGCTGGGCCTCGTTGCCCGCCACCTTCAACCCGAACCGGAGATAA
- the fahA gene encoding fumarylacetoacetase: MTQSILTRSWVASANGHTDFPLQNLPLGVFSINGSAPRAGVAIGDSILDLHAAIDEFDGEARRAVEATAGGQLNAFFELGRGPRVALRERLLELLAEGSKLHTREAQVLHRAADCQMQVPARINDYTDFYVGIEHAQNVGKLFRPDNPLLPNYKYVPIGYHGRASTIRTSGTEVRRPKGQTLPAGQTEPTFGPCARLDYELELGIWIGQGNEMGDSIAIGDAADHIAGFCLLNDWSARDIQAWEYQPLGPFLSKSFITTISPWVVTAEALEPFRKAQPARPEGDPQPLSYLLDKRDQAAGALDIELEVLLTTAAMREQNLPAHRLALSNSLHMYWTVAQLVAHHSVNGCQLQAGDLFGSGTLSGPQAGQFGSLLEMTEGGKKAVELPSGEVRKFLEDGDEIILRARCNREGFASIGFGECRGTVIAAR, from the coding sequence ATGACTCAGTCCATACTTACCCGCAGCTGGGTGGCCTCCGCCAATGGTCACACCGATTTTCCCCTGCAAAACCTGCCGTTGGGCGTGTTCAGCATCAACGGCTCGGCTCCGCGCGCGGGCGTGGCGATTGGCGACTCGATCCTGGATCTGCACGCCGCCATCGATGAATTCGACGGTGAAGCCCGTCGCGCCGTCGAAGCGACCGCCGGTGGCCAGCTGAACGCCTTTTTTGAACTGGGTCGCGGCCCGCGCGTGGCCTTGCGCGAGCGCCTGCTGGAACTGCTGGCCGAAGGCAGCAAGCTGCACACCCGTGAAGCGCAGGTGCTGCACCGCGCCGCCGATTGCCAGATGCAGGTACCGGCGCGGATCAATGACTACACCGACTTCTACGTCGGCATCGAGCACGCGCAGAACGTCGGCAAACTGTTCCGTCCCGATAATCCTCTGCTGCCGAACTACAAGTACGTGCCGATTGGTTACCACGGCCGCGCTTCGACAATTCGCACCTCAGGCACCGAAGTGCGCCGCCCCAAAGGCCAGACCCTGCCGGCCGGGCAGACCGAGCCGACTTTCGGCCCGTGTGCGCGCCTGGACTACGAACTGGAGCTGGGTATCTGGATCGGCCAGGGCAACGAGATGGGCGACTCGATTGCCATTGGTGACGCGGCCGATCACATCGCCGGTTTCTGCTTGCTCAATGACTGGTCGGCACGGGATATCCAGGCCTGGGAATACCAGCCGTTGGGGCCGTTCCTGTCGAAAAGCTTCATCACCACCATCTCGCCTTGGGTCGTCACGGCTGAAGCCCTGGAACCGTTCCGCAAAGCGCAACCGGCGCGCCCTGAAGGCGACCCGCAACCGCTGTCGTACCTGCTGGATAAACGTGACCAGGCCGCAGGGGCCCTGGATATCGAGCTGGAAGTGCTGCTCACCACTGCCGCCATGCGCGAGCAGAACCTGCCGGCCCATCGCCTGGCCCTGAGCAACAGCCTGCACATGTACTGGACGGTTGCGCAATTGGTGGCCCACCACAGTGTCAACGGCTGCCAGTTGCAGGCGGGCGATCTGTTTGGTTCGGGCACCTTGTCCGGCCCGCAAGCCGGTCAGTTCGGTAGTCTGCTGGAAATGACCGAAGGCGGCAAAAAAGCCGTTGAATTACCGTCCGGCGAAGTGCGCAAGTTCCTTGAAGACGGCGACGAAATCATCCTGCGTGCCCGTTGCAACCGTGAGGGGTTTGCCTCCATCGGTTTCGGCGAATGCCGTGGCACCGTGATCGCGGCGCGCTAG
- a CDS encoding TonB-dependent siderophore receptor: MKSTAGGWVKQWLGASVLAVSGLALLPLSIAQAQEQQSAQFNFALAAKPLPQALSDFSRVTGISVIYTDEAPYGLSAPAVSGQMSANQALQRLLGNSGFTFRQIDARTLALEPLPTEGAVNLGATTISGVGQAQDSTSYQPPPTSSVMRSHALLLETPQTVNVVPAQVLRDQTPRNLDDALANVSGITQANTLASTQDAVMLRGFGDNRNGSIMRDGMPIVQGRALNATAERVEVLKGPSSLLYGIQDPGGVVNIVSKKPELVQSTALTVRGSTFGDGKNGSGGSLDTTGPIGDSGLAYRLIVDHEDEDYWRNFGTHRESLIAPSLAWYGDSTKLLFAYEHREFLTPFDRGTAIDKSNHPLDIPATRRLDEPFNNMEGRSDLYRFEADHDLNDNWKAHFGYSWNRETYDASQVRVSAVNTNGTLTRKMDGTKGAITTDRFATASLEGKVNVFGLQNDVVFGLDDEYRKIYRADLIRQSSRATSFNYNNPVYGNEVAGTTVSPADSAQTDLLRSDSLFFQDALHLNEQWIFVAGARYQMYDQYAGKGIPFKANTNGNGQAWVPRAGLVYRYTDELSFYGSYTESFKPNSTIAALADGSTLTGDLTPEESKSWELGAKLDIPGRITASAALFNIDKRNVLVSVGSGANTVYSIAGQVRSRGLELDATGQLTDKVSLIGSYAYTDALDVKDKDPTLEGNRLQNVAKHTGSLAVAYDFGNIFGGDQLRVGTGARYVGERAGDAANDFTLPGYTVADAFATYDTKIDGQKVKFQLNVKNMFDRVYYTSAASRLFVSMGDARQVSVSSTLEF, encoded by the coding sequence ATGAAGTCGACGGCGGGCGGTTGGGTTAAACAGTGGCTGGGAGCCTCGGTATTGGCGGTATCGGGGTTGGCGTTGCTGCCCCTGAGCATTGCGCAGGCGCAGGAGCAGCAGAGCGCCCAGTTCAACTTTGCCCTGGCGGCTAAACCGCTGCCCCAGGCCTTGAGCGACTTCAGCCGGGTCACCGGCATCAGCGTGATCTACACCGACGAAGCGCCCTACGGCCTCAGCGCCCCGGCAGTCAGCGGGCAGATGAGTGCAAACCAGGCGCTTCAACGCCTGCTGGGCAACAGTGGCTTCACCTTCCGTCAGATCGATGCACGTACCTTGGCCCTTGAACCGCTGCCCACCGAAGGCGCGGTCAACCTCGGCGCCACCACCATCAGCGGTGTCGGCCAGGCCCAGGACAGCACCAGCTACCAGCCGCCGCCCACCAGTTCGGTGATGCGCTCCCACGCGCTGCTGCTGGAAACCCCGCAGACCGTCAACGTGGTGCCCGCCCAGGTGCTGCGCGACCAGACCCCGCGCAATCTGGATGATGCCCTCGCCAACGTCAGCGGTATCACCCAGGCCAACACCTTGGCCAGCACCCAGGACGCGGTCATGCTGCGCGGCTTTGGTGATAACCGTAACGGCTCGATCATGCGCGACGGCATGCCCATCGTGCAGGGGCGTGCGCTGAATGCCACGGCCGAGCGCGTCGAAGTGCTCAAGGGCCCGTCGTCGCTGCTCTACGGTATTCAGGATCCGGGCGGCGTGGTGAACATCGTCAGCAAAAAGCCGGAACTGGTGCAGTCCACTGCCCTGACCGTACGCGGCTCTACCTTTGGCGACGGCAAGAACGGCAGCGGCGGCAGCCTCGACACCACTGGCCCGATTGGCGACAGCGGCCTGGCGTATCGCCTGATCGTCGACCATGAAGACGAAGACTACTGGCGTAACTTTGGTACTCACCGTGAGAGCCTGATCGCGCCGTCCCTGGCCTGGTATGGTGACAGCACCAAGTTGCTGTTTGCCTACGAACACCGTGAGTTTCTCACGCCGTTCGACCGTGGCACCGCCATCGACAAGTCCAACCACCCATTGGATATCCCGGCCACTCGGCGTCTGGATGAACCTTTCAACAATATGGAAGGCCGCTCCGACCTGTACCGCTTCGAGGCTGATCACGACCTGAACGATAACTGGAAAGCCCATTTCGGCTACAGCTGGAACCGCGAGACCTACGACGCCAGCCAAGTGCGCGTCAGCGCGGTGAACACCAACGGCACCCTGACCCGCAAGATGGACGGCACCAAAGGGGCAATCACCACGGACCGTTTTGCCACGGCGAGCCTGGAAGGTAAGGTCAATGTGTTCGGCCTGCAGAACGATGTGGTGTTCGGCCTGGATGACGAGTACCGCAAGATCTACCGTGCCGACCTGATTCGTCAGAGTTCGCGCGCCACCAGCTTCAACTACAACAATCCGGTGTATGGCAACGAAGTCGCAGGCACTACCGTCAGCCCCGCGGACAGCGCCCAGACCGACCTGCTGCGCAGTGATTCGCTGTTCTTCCAGGACGCCCTCCACCTGAACGAACAGTGGATTTTCGTCGCCGGTGCGCGCTATCAGATGTACGACCAATACGCCGGCAAAGGCATACCGTTCAAGGCCAATACCAACGGCAACGGCCAAGCCTGGGTGCCGCGTGCGGGCCTGGTGTATCGCTACACCGATGAATTGTCGTTCTACGGCAGCTACACCGAGTCGTTCAAACCCAACTCCACCATCGCCGCCTTGGCCGATGGCAGCACCTTGACCGGCGACCTCACCCCTGAGGAATCCAAGTCCTGGGAACTGGGGGCCAAGCTCGACATTCCGGGACGTATCACCGCCAGCGCCGCGTTGTTCAATATCGACAAACGCAACGTGCTGGTCTCCGTTGGTTCCGGTGCCAACACCGTCTACAGCATCGCCGGCCAAGTGCGTTCCCGTGGCCTGGAACTGGATGCCACCGGCCAACTGACCGACAAGGTCAGCCTGATCGGCAGCTACGCCTACACCGATGCACTGGACGTCAAGGACAAGGACCCGACCCTGGAAGGCAACCGCCTGCAAAACGTCGCCAAGCACACCGGCTCGCTGGCAGTGGCTTATGACTTCGGCAACATCTTTGGCGGCGACCAGTTGCGCGTGGGCACCGGTGCGCGTTACGTCGGTGAACGTGCAGGCGATGCGGCCAACGATTTCACTTTGCCGGGTTACACCGTGGCGGATGCCTTCGCCACCTACGACACCAAGATCGATGGGCAGAAGGTCAAGTTCCAGCTCAACGTGAAGAACATGTTCGACCGCGTCTACTACACCTCGGCGGCCAGCCGCTTGTTTGTGTCCATGGGCGATGCGCGGCAGGTGTCGGTGTCCAGTACCCTGGAGTTCTAA
- the maiA gene encoding maleylacetoacetate isomerase — protein sequence MELYTYYRSTSSYRVRIALALKGLDFTAVPVNLLVPAGGANRQPEYLAINPQGRVPALRTEEGELLIQSPAIIEYLEERYPQAPLLSKDLATRAHERAVASIIGCDIHPLHNSSTQNLLRQWGHDEVQLLEWIGHWISQGLGAVEQLIGDQGFCFGEHPGLADTFLIPQLYAAERFKVPLAAYPCIGRVAALAAQHPAFVQAHPANQPDTPAA from the coding sequence ATGGAACTCTACACCTACTACCGTTCCACTTCGTCGTACCGGGTGCGTATTGCCCTGGCGCTCAAGGGCCTGGATTTCACCGCGGTGCCGGTCAACTTGCTGGTGCCGGCGGGCGGCGCCAATCGTCAGCCCGAGTACCTGGCGATCAACCCGCAAGGTCGCGTCCCGGCCTTGCGTACCGAGGAGGGCGAACTGTTGATTCAGTCGCCGGCGATCATCGAATACCTGGAGGAACGTTATCCACAGGCGCCGCTGCTCTCCAAGGACCTGGCGACCCGCGCCCACGAGCGTGCGGTGGCCTCGATCATCGGCTGCGATATTCATCCGCTGCATAACTCCAGCACCCAGAACCTGCTGCGCCAATGGGGGCATGACGAGGTGCAACTGTTGGAGTGGATTGGCCATTGGATCAGCCAGGGCTTGGGCGCGGTGGAGCAGTTGATCGGCGACCAAGGGTTTTGCTTCGGCGAGCATCCGGGGTTGGCCGACACCTTCCTGATCCCGCAACTGTATGCGGCCGAGCGCTTCAAGGTGCCGCTGGCGGCGTACCCGTGCATTGGTCGGGTAGCGGCGTTGGCGGCGCAGCATCCGGCCTTTGTGCAGGCACATCCGGCCAACCAACCAGATACGCCTGCCGCCTGA
- a CDS encoding IclR family transcriptional regulator, translating to MEKPRDTGKQKVRSAEVGTDILKALAELSPATSLSRLAEHVQMPASKVHRYLQALIASGFAEQNTATNHYGLGREALRVGLAALGSMDVLKVGAMPLAELRDELNETCFLAVWGNQGATVVQIEPAVRAVTVVTQLGSVLPLLSSSTGLVFSAFLPSRETVELREREIQAGTAHALADDQAYATACEQIRHRGLHFVHGLLMPGVDALSAPVFNAIGQVAAVMTVVGPTSLFHADEDGPAAQHLLAATRAVSWRMGYQP from the coding sequence ATGGAAAAGCCCCGCGACACCGGTAAACAGAAAGTCCGCTCGGCCGAAGTGGGCACCGATATCCTCAAGGCCCTGGCCGAGCTGTCCCCGGCGACTTCGCTGTCGCGCCTGGCCGAACACGTGCAGATGCCGGCAAGCAAAGTGCACCGCTATCTGCAGGCGCTGATTGCCTCGGGTTTCGCCGAACAGAACACCGCCACCAACCATTACGGGCTGGGCCGCGAAGCCTTGCGCGTGGGCCTGGCGGCGTTGGGCAGCATGGACGTATTGAAAGTCGGCGCGATGCCCCTGGCGGAGCTGCGCGATGAGTTGAATGAAACCTGCTTCCTGGCGGTATGGGGCAACCAGGGCGCAACCGTGGTGCAGATCGAACCGGCGGTGCGCGCCGTCACCGTGGTGACGCAATTGGGTTCGGTGCTGCCGCTGCTCAGTTCGTCCACCGGGTTGGTGTTCAGCGCCTTTCTACCGTCGCGGGAAACCGTGGAGCTGCGTGAACGCGAAATTCAGGCCGGCACTGCCCATGCCCTGGCAGACGACCAGGCCTACGCCACCGCCTGCGAACAGATCCGCCACCGTGGCCTGCATTTTGTGCATGGTTTGTTGATGCCCGGCGTCGATGCGTTATCCGCGCCGGTCTTCAACGCCATTGGCCAAGTGGCGGCAGTGATGACCGTGGTCGGCCCCACCTCGTTGTTCCATGCCGACGAAGACGGCCCGGCGGCGCAGCACTTGCTGGCGGCGACCCGGGCCGTGAGTTGGCGCATGGGCTATCAGCCCTGA